The Salvia miltiorrhiza cultivar Shanhuang (shh) chromosome 2, IMPLAD_Smil_shh, whole genome shotgun sequence DNA window AAAAAGTGCATACATGGAAAGGAATTGATTTTAATTAGTTGTAGAGCCTTGACTTACTCGTCGTTGGGCGTTGTAATCGCCGAGGATCGTGATGGTTATGGTGTGAATGTTGGGAGAGTTTCTGAATATGCTTGCCAATCCAGAGTTGTTGTGCTTGTTGAAGCCGGTGCTGAACTCCAAGGACTTCAGTTTGTTGAATGAACACAATGATAATCCTGCGATGTGACTGTGTTTCGATAGAATCTGTGGCCAGCAATTGATTGAAAGATTAGGAgatttgaaatatttgatgGTTCCAAGATATGAATTCTATATGGTTACAGCATATGTTTCAAGTTGCTTGAGAAAAAAAAGGCAGAAATCAGAAACAGAATCCAAAGCAGCTAATTGGACATATTGTTAGCATATGCTAAAATTAATGTGAtttgaaaaatacaaattaatgGATTGGATGAAGAATGTACCTCGATGCACTGGCTttcgagagtgagagagtggCAATACGAGATTCCAGCGAGGAAATTCCACACGCTTATGATCTTAGCGGCACTAAGCTCTTCTCGAAGCAGGAAGAAACCAACAAAAGCCTCACGCAGATGAGTCAAGTTATGCAGAATGCATTCTTCAGTAACAGCATTGTAGGACCATAACATGATCCCCAGATTCGGTGCTTCGATCTTCACGCGACTGCTAACACTATACGCATCGAAGCAGCTCCAGACTCTCAATTTCTTCAGTTTGTGGACGCGGATTTCCAGATCCTGCAGCTGAAAACAGCTCTCGAGGCTCAGATCCTCCAGCGCGGGAGACTCGACTCTGAGATGCCTCAATTCGAAGCACGCTTCCAGATGCAGCTTCTTCAGCAGAGGAAACGATGAATCCGTGAACAGATTCGTGAGAAGCGGCTGATCGTGGAGAATAAGGCGCGACAGAGACAGCACCGAGAGAGATCGGAATCCGTCCTTCATGATCTCCAGAGGCGGCAGGCGGAAGCCAGGGTGGCACGACTTCAGCCGCAGCGCGCGCAGCGTGCTGCTCCCGATCACGCTGCGCGGGAAATTGAAGTAATCGAGCGTCGAGACCTCGATGTCGAGCTCCTGCACGTTGTGCTTCACGGCGTGGCGGATCAGGCCGGAGAGCCGCGAGAACGTCAGGAACGCTCGGAATCGGAGGACTCTGACGTCGGAGTGCTTCTCGATGAGGCTCAGGATCTGATCCGCGTACTCGCCGCATCTCGCGACGCGCGACCGCACTCGCCTCCGCAAGCTCGAGCTCGCCGCGGCGGCTGAGTCGTGCGGCGGGCTGCCGGCGGTGGTGAAATCGAGATCGGGGAAGGAATACCAGAGATTCTTCCAGCGCTTGGACAGCACGCTCATCTGCGCGGCGGATTTGATCGGCAGGAAGGAGAAGACGTGGTGGAGGATGTCGTTGGGGAGGTCGCTGATGCGATCCTCATCGTCGATCTCCGCCGGCGGCGGATTCTGGCACAGCTTCTTCCGCTTGGCGGATCGCGTCTCCATTCATCCGTGAATTGTTTGGTGCGATTGTTGGTGGCGCGGCGGAGGATTTGTGGATGTGAGAGACGCGATGGAAATTGTGATCTGTGCGAGGAGTTAGGATGCGCCATTTTTTTGGAGGTTTGAAGATTTCAAACAGCTTTGCACGAGATGAGTGCCAAGTTTGTTGCGAATTCAAGCGAAGGTTGTTTTTGTGAATGATTATCGGcttctctttcttttatatttattatttattttttattctttgaaTTCGAGTATGTGAAGCTGATCCACTCGTGCATGGGAATTAAAATGAGCTTATCTAATTATTGTGTCACGTGATCAAatcatttattataataaaatgagCTTATTCAAATATcgtatttgtatttattttatttttaatcactttaagtactccctccgtccaccaattaaaggcctatatgaaaaaacacgggttttaagaaaaaatgtatttttattagttgagtggaggaaggaatgtatttttattagttgagtggacaaagggtcccacttttttgtaaagaatctttgacttttttgattaaataatgaataaaaacttatcaaaaatagataggccttgtttttgtggacggaccaaaaaggcaagtaggccttgaattgatggacggatggagtattttttaatcACATCCATGTGAAagtgttttcttattttaaCATTATGGcaattgtaaatttgtaattgaGGTGtctatatattttctctcttattAGCAAGtaacaaaagaaaattaacaatatatatatatatatatatataggggcgcgctccagtgagaccccctatttttcgtgaaacactaggacaatgaataagacatataatgctaatgaacaaaacgtatatctaatgaacaagatgtatatactgatgaaaaataaaattttaaaaattcgtaatgaataagatatatatactgatgaacaatgcagtatatactgatgaataacaaaatttaaaatattctgctccctccaggattcgaaccctgcgaaaaaaaatcaccctccagatacaatatcagccataggattgatatatatatatatatatatatatatatatatatatagggatgggctatagtaaaaacacatctttttgaaaaaactaaaaacggctaaaatgtatgaattctatgtagaatacgtatgaattagctgtgtaactaaatgaattgcgaaattcatacgtgttctacatagaattcatacattttgcaattcatacagttacacagccaattcatacgtgttctacatagaattcagccgtttttagtttttacaaaaagatgtgtttttattatagcccaattctatatatatatatatatatatatatatatatatatatatataacgtgCTTAATTTATCATAGCGCTAATAATATCTAAATACgtgaattttcatatatttatgaTTTTGCAGACAGATTATAAACTCTGATTCTTTATACATTCTCTATCTTCACAATTCGATCGCAAACGCATAACACAAAGTATAAATCATGAGAACCTAAATCTCAAACCCCTAAATCAATACGAATGGCGAGCTCACAATCTTGAATCACAAACTGCAGCATTAAATAGTGAACTCACAACTATTTAAGCCctaaattgtgaaaaataatgcCATAAATGATTATCTTAAACATTGGAATTTATTGTACGATGAAACGACAATATTTCGTTATTAATTAGTTCCTACGTTGTGTTAGGAAGACTTCTATTTAAACCATGTAGACGATTTCGATTTCCACTTCTGTATTCATTTACTAGAAATATTTGTCGTAAAAATACAATGAAAGTCCGTATACTTAGAAGCATGACTTGTAATTCATATTCAAAATTAGAAATGTGAGAAATTTATGTCTTTATAGGCTATTACCCATTTCTTTTAAAACATTACAATATTAAAACATTCCAATATTGTTTAATTAAAAATCCCTAGCTATTAAAAGTATTAGTACTAATTTAggaaaaaacaaagaaatatTAAGATACATGTAAAACAATATTAAGACATGCTTGCTAGTTGCATGTGAAACATGTTGACTTGGCTCCGACATTGAAGAAATTAAACCCTTTTCTCGTGCCCTAATCCCCAATCACAAACACTGCTACTTTTCTCCACTTCACTAATTCCATAATTCCTTCTTCAATTTCTCTCCAACTTTCCCCTTTTCTACTCCTCCAAATCCCTAACTCTATCTGCTAACTCTTCCAAAGAGCACTTCATGATTCTGCGCTAGCTTTGGCGAGAGCAAAATGCAAGTAAGTTGACGGTTCTTCACTCAGTTGGAATTTGCTGAAGAAGAAGCCGAAAATTATGGGTAGCATCGATCCATTCAACCGGTATTATGTTTATCAACTGTGATTATGCTTTTTCTGTGTTATCTCTGCACATGCTTTGTGTGTTAACTTGCTTGTATCACGTGAACGAATAGCTTGGTGAAACTTGCGGCGAGGGCTTTTTATGATGACATAACTACGAAAGGCGAGAACCAGCCGAAGACGGGGAGAAGCGACAACAGAGGGATTGCCGTTGTAGTTCTTGATGCTCTCACGAGGTGATTTCCGATGCTTTCTTGATTGgcaaatttttgatttttgatttttttggaatttattttggtCTATTAGATGTATGATTCATTTATGTGGTTCTTGAAGCTTGAATTGAATGTGCTTAAACTTTGTGAATTTACCTATTTTTGTATTTAAGCCGGAAAATTATGGTGGTGTATATATAGGGTTTAAGATTATGATCTTTTATAGAATATGTGGTTCCATGTTTATTGGTCAAAGTAATAATATGCATACTTCAGCTGGTACGAATCGCTCTACGTTATTGTTCCATGAAATAATCAGTAATTTTAGTAAGTTCTGGCATAACTCCTCATTAAACTTCATCAGCATTTATTTAATGATTGTTCAAGTGGAAGAATAGCCATGTGCTGTTTAGGTTTGACAAATTGGGCATACTAAGATTAGATGTCTTTTGAGCTTTAAAGTCTGATTATTCAACTTTGTTTCCTTTTATCATGACTTCGAGGTAAAAGATGTTTATACGTAAAATCTTCTTTCGCGACTTCAATTATCATTGTGATCCAGGCGTCAGTGGGTAAGGGAAGAAGATTTGGCTAAGGACTTGAAGCTTCATACCAAGCAACTTCGTCGAACTCTCAGGTTCTTTGAGGAAGAAAAGCTAGTAACTCGAGATCACAGGAAGGAGGTTAGTTTGACTGGCTCGGCATTATAGTAAAATATTTATGAACATTTTTTACCATTAGTTCCACTCATTTATTGGCCTACATTCTGCTTATTTAATGTTGAAATCTCATGCTTTAGTTTTCTTTATGAATTTTCGGACTCCTTATGCTCAACAATGTAGGGAACATTAGTATGGGAATCTAGGTTTTCCATTCATTGTGGATTATATGGACACTACTGTATAACTGCCATGCAGAATGTAAGATTATGCTCACGACTAGATTCTTTGGGCAGATGCAGTTACACTATGGGTTCATAATATTGCATAGATTACGAGTGTTTGTGCGCTAGTTTTATGCATGTAATAGTTTCCAAAAGTACATGCATGCAtagttaaaaacttaaaatgcAACTAGTCCGGTTGTAGTAATATACTTCAGTTGGCACTTCTCTTTGATTACTTTATGTTGTTTCAGTGCCCcctttatttgttttattatatCTCATCCTTTGCAGACTGCAAAAGGTGCAAAAGTATATAATGCTGCAGTTGCTGCCACTGGTGATAGTCAACAGACTGGAAGAGAAGGCGATGACAAACAAAAGATGCATACACACTCGTATTGTTGTCTGGATTATGCACAGGTTTTTGGCCCCCCAAATTACTACAACTAAATAATATATTCCTTGGGCGGATAGCTGTCATGTTTGGAAAACTGCCAAGCTAGATACTTTTAAGTAGAATCATGCATGTTAGATGTATCTACCCTCTATCTGAAATGAGTTAtgtagtttaattaatttattgcaGATATATGATGTGGTAAGGTACAGATTGCATCGAATGAAGAAAAAGCTAAAAGATGAACTAGAGAGCAAGAACACTGTTCAGGAGTATATTTGCCCCAATTGCGGTAAAAGGTATCCGTTAATAGAAGAAGGGTTGTTTTCTCTGCACCTTTTGGCATTTATATCGTTGATATAGGTCTTGAGACTTTATTTCAAATGAACTCCAGATACACTGCTCTTGATGCACTCCAATTGATCTCTCCATATGACGAGTACTTCCACTGTGAAAGCTGCAATGGGGTTCTTGTAGCTGAAAGTGACAAGTTAGCTGTTCAAGATTTGGGAGATGGCGATGATAATGCAAGAAAGCGTCGCCATGAGAAAATAAAAGACATGTTATCAAAGATGGAGGTTCGTCCTCTTTATAGTTTTTGGCGGTCTTTCTTGTATGATTCAAGTTCTGTgattttaatactccctccatcccacttcaaatgtctcaaAACTACAAGATTGTCCTAtagttttgagatatttgaagtgggacggagggagtacctttTAATTATGCAAATAAAGGAAAGTCTACCATCCTTCTCAGTGCCAACACATTTACCAAATTTGGCGAATTAGTTTCTTTATTTATGTAAAGATGTGCTTATTTTAGCATGTAATCTGATCAATCATCTGTCAAATATGCAAATTCTATACATGCTTTTGTCTTGATGAAAATAGTATAACTTTTATGATGTCATTTGTCACCTGAAGAATAAATCAAGAAAATTTGTGCTAGTTTCTTCAGCATTCATGTATTACCAAAGTTCGTAGTTAATGAATTAGCATATAATTTTGGGTTTGCGACTTGCAACTGCATGTCCTTATTGCAACTGCCTTAATGAATACCATTTTGGTCAGTTCTGTAATAGTTATAAAAAACAACCGCAAGTTGCTATAGTCTTTCACTGGCATAACTTCCCATAAGTGTGAtttgtgagtttttattttgtaaattattttatctttttttttgtagCCTCTGTTTCTTTCTGTCATAAAGTATAATGTAGAAAATGATTACGGATATGTACTTAATCTAAACTTGTTTGGTCTGTTCaaagaattaattaatctttACGATAGATATACATATGTTTTAACAGATTGGCAGTACACGGATTTGATGCTGCCAATTGCGCTTCTCCGTATGGGGTAATTTGCATATTCATAGATTTTCCAAAAAATTGTGGGACCAATTGAATTCTTATCAACTTACAAATTTTAACGAAATCTTACTTTTACGCCTCGTATATTGTCTTCTTTGTGAATTGTTGAAGTTTGGTTGGATACAGGTGCAGCTCAAACCACTCATTGATCAACTTGCTAGGGTTAAGGATTTGCCTGTCCCTGAATTTGGAAATCTTCAAGCTTGGGAAGCTAGAGCACACGCTGCTGGGCGTTCAGCCAATGGGGACCCTAATGCGAGTGACCCTTCTAAATCGTCTCAGGGTTTTGGTTTTGGTGGAACTCCTATGCCTTATGTTGGGGAGACAAAGGTGGGCCTCTTAACTTCTTTCGCTTTAGCTGCAAGGTCTTGTTTTCTATCTTGCTCTTGCTATATAATAGATGGGTCAAAAGACTGATCACCGACCAGGGTGATGAATATATACTTTGCTTAATGAAATGCATTTCATATCAATTCCTTCAGGTTACTTAATCATTCTCGAATGTTGTTGTAGATATAGATAGACAGTGCTCAATCACAATAGGGTACATTTTTAGCTTCCTAAATAGCCCGTATATATTTTTGGGACACGTAGCTAATGTTCTTAATTGAGAAAAGGAATAACTGAAGCATATACGATATAATGAAGTTCTGGTTTCGAAAATCAGCAGGCTAGAAAACCATTATTGTATACTTCCAACTTTCTGTATTTGCCTGGGTGAAACATTGAAATTTGTTTGCTACTTAGATCCTAAAGATTTTATATGATGCATATGTGCTCTTTCGAGTAAAAACTATTTGGATTAGCCACGAGCAGGCGAGCATAGTAGGGCTGTAAAATTGCTGCATGAATTTGCCTTGGAAATCTGCTGAATGGAAAACTTTGTATTACTCTAAAGCCTCAAAATTTTGCAATGGCAGGTTGAAGTTGCTTTTACTGGCATTGATGAAAAAGGAGAAATTGTGAAATCAGAAACACCTATGAAAGTGTTACCTCCATGGATGATAAAGGATGGAATGAGCCTCACGAAAGAGCAACGTGGGGAGATCAAAGCAGAGACGATAACAGGTGGTACTTTGACGGCTCCCGAGGTTTCTGATGACAAAAAATCCTCAACAGTAAATGATGAAGAAAAGAATATACaggttttctttgttttttactCCACTTTACATATTTTGGACTTCTTTGGGATTTTATCTTTCATTTTCTTGATCTCTTAGTTTCCATATTTTCTTGTTTTCAGGATGAATATGTTAAAGCTTATTATGCTGCTCTACTCATGCGGCAACGTGAACAAGAGACGATGAATAGGCCGGAGTTAGCCAACTCTACGATCTCCAACGAAGACTACAACACCACCACCGAGCGGCAAGTTGGCATGAAGTCGAAACGTGACGAAGAGTATGAAGCAGATGATGTCGAGTGGGAGGAGGTTCCACCTTCCGGTAAAACTCTATTTCCTTTCACGTTTTCCCATCTGCTGGTCCGAAAAGTAGTTTATAGAAATTTCATGGTTGATTTCAGGTGGCCAAACTAAACAATTCAAAGTTGACCTAAATGAAGAAGCTGAAGCTTCCGAGGAGGAGGACGACGGCGTCGACTGGGAAGAAGGATGAACTCCCAGCAGCTTCAATCCTACTTGTGCACTAGTTGTTGTAGCATCTTGTTGTGAATATAGTCAATGTAGAAAGTAGAAATATTTGATGTGTACAAGTAGTAGTAGTGGTAATAGTAGTTACAGCCCCTCTATCAAAATGCTTGTGTTTATCGAGATTGTAGTATTGTAGATTTGAACTGTAGAAGCACCACAGTATATAAGAATTGCTTAACCAAGTAATGGCATTTTGCTTTGTGATTTGAGATAGGGATAATTGCACCTAAATAAGATTCAACCTTCAAACACAAACCTTTAATTGCTTTGAACTTTTGGTTGTCAATTGCTCTCAAATTAATATCGACGTTTAAAATGTCTGCATGACTTAAACAACTGATGTACTAAGCGATGTAGTTGGATAGTTGGATGTTAGTGCCacttaaaaatcaaaataattaaaaggttGTTTATTTGAAGATAGAATTTTTAGTTTGTGCAAAATCAAATTGTGAAAATTGTGTAATTTGTCACCTCATTTAGTGATGATATTGATTCATCGAAATCGGCAATCGTATAAAAAAATCAGAATaattgaaagtttgtgtatttaaagACAATTTTTAGTttgtgcaaaatcaaaattgtgcatttagatgagagagagagagagagagagagattgaaaaTATGTAGACAAAGTTCTTGTGGATTTCTATGCTAGCAAAGTGCTTGGGTTAAGGCCTACATGATCATTGTATCTATACAGTTAAACTCACAACAGGAATACAGTGTTACAGATGCATCCACCTCTGTCTAAACCTAAACTTCCTCGATTGCGACAGCGGAAACGAACCTGAAGCAGGGCCATTCCCGATCCACCCGATTCCTAAACTACGTATGTGTCCTTCAACAAGAACTTCCAATATCTCGAACACGAAGGATTCGTGTGGATCGCTCGTAGAATCCATCTCATTGCATTGTCACCATGGGATGACTCTCTAGATAGCAAATGCATTTGAAATAAGAGCTCAGCAGATCGGTTTTCTGCAAGCAACGACGGGGCCGTGTGAGAAATAAAATGGCATGAAGCAGATTGTTAGATGATAGGTAACAACCAAACCCTAAAGCACCCAACATTCATATATTACCATATTAGTGATAATTAGAACTATTTATCTTGGACCAATTGGTGAGAGAATGCTATATACGACGCTGGCGATGCTATGAATTTCCAGTGATGAAGAGTATGTAAGCAACTTAATGTGTTATCAAAGAAAACTGAATGCATTATTCGAAGAAACAATACCTGGAGGCCAAGAAAACCATTCATCGCGAAGGTTGATTAGCCACTTTGCTTTCGAGCCAAGGCTTGCTTCTGCTTGGGCCAGCAACAGTGAAACAATAGGCAAAGGATCAGAAGAGGTATCTTTCGCTTTCTTGAGACTTCTCATGGCATGTGTTATGTAATGTGACTCGCACTTCTGTCTGGCGAGCTCCATGCATATGGCACCTGAGTTCAAATAAAGACAATGTCGATAAGTAGCATGAGGCTAATGCTACGAGGTAAAAATTAACAATTTATTGCTGTTCAAACATTCGAAATCTTAACCCAGACTACAAGTGGTGTTCAACGATTTCATATATCAAATAATTTGAAGAGCATCACAGAACTGTTTTCACGATTCAGGATCGAAGTATGAATGCAGACGCAGAAGTATAAGAGCCCATACCATGACAAAGAAAGAAACAACTCTCGCCATCAGCTACACAGCATGCTTGTGAAAAGAACTCTTCAGCAGCAACAAAATCGCCAAACCGAATAGAAATCAAGCCCTGCACCAAATTAAACAGAGCTGTCCACATATTCCACGACGTCTTGAGATCTTTAGAGCATTCTTCAAATTTCAGAGGTAAAATGGTAGAATCATCTTGCAGGCCATATCTGGATTCAATAAACTTCAGACAAATCCAGCCAATATGAGAATTAGTTCCAAGCTCCAAACAATATCTGTATTCTTTGTTCAGGTTCACTAGATCATCCTCAGTGGCATATGCACGGCAAAGTAGCAAATGTGCGAAAAAAAGATGGTTACTATGGAGTGAGGAGCCTAAAGCACTTCTCACAAGTCTGAAGCATTCAGTATTATTGCCTTGTTGCAGATTAACCTCGGCAGCACAGAGAAGAAGCTGGAAATTCTGGTATTGCCTTGATATGTCTTTACTCGAACAAATTTGATCAGACAGAGCCACAGCTGTTAGCCGCTCTACAACACGGCAACCATGTTGAGGAAATCTTTCTGCACGAGTCTTCTGTAAGCAGTTTAGCGTAAGTAAATACCTTGCATTAAAGTTCCAAGGCTCTTGATGCAAATACCTGTAAAATAGCCAAACTCTTCAAATTTGCTTGCAAAGAGAAGCATTCTGATCTGAACTAATGTACATCAGCAAATTGAACAAACAGTAGAAAGACTCGAGGGGTAAGAAAGAAATATACTTTTGCAGCACTTGAATGGCCCCAGATCCGGAATGGCATTGGCCTCTGCAGGTCGGTAATGGAAACTTCTGATTTGAACTTCCAATGGCATAACAAGCAACATTTCCAGCACCAAGGATCTCATATGCTGATCTGAGACCATCATCCTTTTGATAGTCGGACAAATCCAGGGAAGAGCATCGGGTTGCAAGACAAAGATATCCCCGTTCTTTGCTTGATAGTAACAAATAACTAAGAAGATTCCTGTAGCAACAAATAAAGTCAAGTCAGATAACATTATAAGAAGTATAAATTAACAAGAACCATAGAATCTATAAGAGAATTTATTTAGAGCTAGCAGCTAAACATAGTGGATATGTTGATGAAAACCAGAAAGAAAATGCATTCTTCACTGTGCACTATTCAGAGAGAGTACTATGACATTTTACATAATAGATGGTAAAATGATTGGCGAAACAGGACATAGCATATGCTCAATACCCCAAGTCCCCAGCAACCAAAACATAGGAGAAAACAAAGGACTGAAGGAGAAGAACCATCTTCATTTTCGAAGTTGGACTTTCCAATAAGCCAATAATCCCTATCTATGGGTTCCCCTTCTGCTCCTACTAGTCTAGTAGTTCAGTGGATACTCTAAAATAGCCATTTGTTTATGTAAATAACAACATTTAGACATATCCATGGAAATTAATATTCAACATGCACTGTGAGCTCACTAGTTAGACCTAAAACAAGTCAATATACACTCAAAAATTCTTATATAGTCTAGAGTTATAAAGCTTTGCATATATGATGTATGTTGGGCTCAAAATATCAAAAAGTTAAGTGCCATTGGATTTACCTCAATACAATGCTGTTGGGGAACATGTGAACTGCCTTTCTAAGGTGATCTACTCCCTTTTGAATTCCAAGGGAGTTCTCATTCCCGTACTTCAGCTGAGAATACAAAAGAATGAATTACTGCAGCTATTGATAAAGTCGAAAGCATTAATTGTCCATACAAATCAGGAACTTACAAGTTTTCCAACTGTAATTAACATGTGCATTGAGATAATTTCTTCACGAGATGTAATAAAGGAACGACTGCTGGAAACAACAGGCTCAAGTTGATTGTTTGGGTCCAGAACATGAATAGCAGTaacaataaaactaattttCGAACTGCTAAAAAGTTGTTTGGGCATTTTCAAAATGCTTGTGATTGCAGATTCCTGTCCGGAGATGTTATAAAGCAACCTACAGATGAAGCTAATGGAAGCAGCAGCTAGATTTTCATCCATAGATAAAATGCTTGAAGCAAGTGATCTTGTTGCAGATAGAGCCATATCATTCTTGCCCAGTCTCCATAAACATATAGCATATATCTGCAGACCCACTGTATCGAGCTGTCCTAGAAAATTAAGGAACCGTATCAGCGAAAACATAATATTATCGCTCCAATGTTTCAATGTCCTTGTCAAATCAGTCCTTAGAGATGAGCTTTTATACAAAAAGGCAACAACAACAATCATTTTGAAGATCTACTtgattccccccccccccccccactcTT harbors:
- the LOC131009220 gene encoding putative F-box/FBD/LRR-repeat protein At4g03220 — protein: METRSAKRKKLCQNPPPAEIDDEDRISDLPNDILHHVFSFLPIKSAAQMSVLSKRWKNLWYSFPDLDFTTAGSPPHDSAAAASSSLRRRVRSRVARCGEYADQILSLIEKHSDVRVLRFRAFLTFSRLSGLIRHAVKHNVQELDIEVSTLDYFNFPRSVIGSSTLRALRLKSCHPGFRLPPLEIMKDGFRSLSVLSLSRLILHDQPLLTNLFTDSSFPLLKKLHLEACFELRHLRVESPALEDLSLESCFQLQDLEIRVHKLKKLRVWSCFDAYSVSSRVKIEAPNLGIMLWSYNAVTEECILHNLTHLREAFVGFFLLREELSAAKIISVWNFLAGISYCHSLTLESQCIEILSKHSHIAGLSLCSFNKLKSLEFSTGFNKHNNSGLASIFRNSPNIHTITITILGDYNAQRRQWNKDLWQSPSSGEERYWESQTQSLSSFLHHLKVVKIHGFTECANEVSLVKFLLKHGKVLQDVFLCTSLSKARDSLLREKIKSQIMGFSRASSNANIVFQ
- the LOC131009223 gene encoding uncharacterized protein LOC131009223, coding for MGSIDPFNRLVKLAARAFYDDITTKGENQPKTGRSDNRGIAVVVLDALTRRQWVREEDLAKDLKLHTKQLRRTLRFFEEEKLVTRDHRKETAKGAKVYNAAVAATGDSQQTGREGDDKQKMHTHSYCCLDYAQIYDVVRYRLHRMKKKLKDELESKNTVQEYICPNCGKRYTALDALQLISPYDEYFHCESCNGVLVAESDKLAVQDLGDGDDNARKRRHEKIKDMLSKMEVQLKPLIDQLARVKDLPVPEFGNLQAWEARAHAAGRSANGDPNASDPSKSSQGFGFGGTPMPYVGETKVEVAFTGIDEKGEIVKSETPMKVLPPWMIKDGMSLTKEQRGEIKAETITGGTLTAPEVSDDKKSSTVNDEEKNIQDEYVKAYYAALLMRQREQETMNRPELANSTISNEDYNTTTERQVGMKSKRDEEYEADDVEWEEVPPSGGQTKQFKVDLNEEAEASEEEDDGVDWEEG